The following coding sequences are from one Treponema bryantii window:
- a CDS encoding dihydroorotate dehydrogenase, whose translation MFKDCQGIPYPVFAKGVVSECAPVVGAVPFGSVYSLKVLLEAGSQEPAAGQFYMLHAVRSDVLLGRPISVYHSQVVIEEENRVELTFLILLKGKGTKELCSLDFGDLINLIGPCGNRFPMPSFNDSFDKDSHRKVLIIGGGIGVAPVAGFAETLPAGSYDFYASFKSGSYGLENLKAEKIVITTDDGSVGVHGMLPAALTEDTLKAGNYEAVYACGPTPMLAYIQKICKAAGVKSWLSMEAHMACGVGVCLGCVIDTTEGKKRCCKEGPVFDGDILLFNSVTEVAGIKVQPRREPLAADQEPDLSFTLKGVKFPNPVIGSSGTFGFGVEYKTLFDVNRLGGISSKGLTLEPRQGNDGIRLHETPAGLMNSIGLQNPGIPHFIEHELPEMMALKPVAIANLSGSSLETYVEGAKLLDSTDVPVIELNISCPNVSAGGAAFGMTCVGAESAVRAVRAVTKKPLIVKLTPQSQELVPVALSCIEAGADAISLCNSFQGIAIDIERGVPVFDKLKAGFGGPAVRPIAVRLVYEVVEAINKLPAEKRVPVIAIGGAATWEDAVEFIMAGASAVQVGTATFANPNAMIEMIDGLAAFMKRKGYHNIEEMRGIIQK comes from the coding sequence ATGTTCAAGGATTGTCAGGGAATTCCGTACCCTGTTTTTGCAAAGGGTGTTGTAAGTGAGTGTGCTCCTGTTGTTGGAGCAGTTCCTTTTGGAAGCGTTTATTCATTGAAAGTTCTGCTGGAGGCAGGTTCACAGGAACCGGCTGCAGGACAGTTTTATATGCTTCATGCCGTTCGTTCAGATGTTCTGCTGGGACGGCCAATCAGTGTTTATCATTCACAGGTTGTTATCGAAGAAGAAAATCGTGTTGAACTCACATTTCTGATTTTGCTGAAAGGAAAGGGAACTAAGGAACTTTGTTCTCTGGATTTTGGAGATCTTATCAATCTGATTGGTCCTTGTGGAAACAGATTCCCGATGCCAAGTTTTAATGATAGTTTCGACAAAGACAGCCACCGAAAGGTTCTCATTATCGGCGGTGGTATTGGTGTTGCGCCAGTTGCTGGTTTTGCAGAAACTCTTCCTGCCGGTTCGTACGATTTTTATGCTTCATTCAAAAGCGGCAGTTACGGTCTCGAAAATCTAAAAGCAGAAAAAATTGTAATCACTACAGATGACGGTAGTGTAGGCGTTCACGGAATGCTTCCAGCTGCTCTCACAGAGGATACTCTGAAGGCAGGAAATTACGAAGCTGTTTATGCCTGCGGTCCAACTCCAATGCTTGCGTATATTCAGAAAATCTGTAAAGCAGCTGGGGTAAAAAGCTGGCTCAGTATGGAAGCTCATATGGCCTGCGGAGTTGGAGTATGTCTTGGTTGTGTAATCGATACAACAGAAGGAAAAAAACGCTGCTGTAAAGAAGGACCTGTTTTTGATGGTGATATTCTTCTATTTAATAGTGTAACAGAAGTAGCAGGCATCAAAGTTCAGCCTCGCCGCGAACCTCTTGCTGCTGATCAGGAACCGGACCTCAGTTTTACGCTCAAAGGCGTGAAGTTCCCTAATCCTGTAATTGGAAGTTCTGGAACTTTTGGTTTTGGAGTTGAATATAAAACACTCTTTGATGTAAACAGACTCGGAGGAATTTCTTCAAAAGGACTTACACTTGAACCTCGTCAGGGAAATGATGGAATCCGTCTGCATGAAACTCCGGCCGGACTTATGAACAGTATCGGTCTTCAGAATCCTGGAATCCCACATTTTATAGAACACGAGTTACCAGAGATGATGGCTCTTAAACCGGTAGCAATTGCAAATCTTTCCGGTTCATCACTTGAAACTTATGTTGAAGGTGCAAAACTGCTGGATTCAACAGATGTTCCTGTAATCGAACTTAATATTTCCTGTCCTAATGTAAGTGCCGGTGGTGCTGCCTTTGGAATGACCTGCGTAGGAGCAGAAAGTGCCGTCCGCGCTGTAAGGGCCGTAACCAAAAAGCCTCTCATCGTAAAACTTACACCGCAATCTCAGGAGCTTGTTCCTGTTGCCCTTTCATGTATTGAAGCCGGAGCAGATGCAATCAGTTTGTGTAACAGTTTCCAGGGAATTGCAATTGATATTGAACGTGGAGTTCCTGTATTTGATAAACTTAAAGCAGGCTTTGGTGGTCCAGCCGTTCGCCCGATTGCAGTGCGCCTTGTTTATGAAGTTGTCGAAGCAATCAACAAATTGCCGGCAGAGAAGCGCGTTCCGGTAATCGCTATTGGTGGTGCTGCTACCTGGGAAGACGCCGTAGAATTCATAATGGCCGGTGCTTCAGCCGTTCAGGTTGGAACAGCTACTTTTGCAAATCCAAATGCGATGATTGAAATGATAGATGGTCTTGCTGCATTTATGAAGCGCAAAGGATATCATAATATAGAAGAAATGCGTGGAATTATTCAGAAATAG
- a CDS encoding GNAT family N-acetyltransferase, translating into MVIESARKNDYEELLSIMQECQDYHCSLRPDLYKIIKSSEQLKKREYKKLIKSNMIWVARDKEIMGLVICHRTRKSSQNYFKFYKSLNIDVLSVKEKYKHRGVATELLNYSFEYAKKEKYKKVELQVCASNDAARNLYDRFGFAEKTINMEKTAFL; encoded by the coding sequence ATGGTAATTGAAAGTGCCAGAAAAAATGACTATGAAGAGCTTCTAAGTATTATGCAGGAATGTCAGGACTATCACTGTAGTTTGAGACCTGATTTATATAAGATCATAAAAAGTAGTGAGCAGCTGAAAAAAAGAGAATACAAAAAACTTATTAAGTCAAACATGATCTGGGTTGCTCGTGATAAAGAAATAATGGGCTTGGTTATCTGTCATCGTACGAGAAAAAGTTCACAGAATTATTTTAAGTTTTATAAATCATTAAATATAGATGTTCTTTCTGTAAAAGAAAAATATAAGCATCGTGGTGTTGCAACTGAATTACTTAATTATTCCTTTGAATATGCAAAAAAAGAAAAGTATAAAAAAGTTGAACTTCAGGTTTGTGCCAGTAACGATGCAGCCAGAAATCTCTATGATAGATTTGGTTTTGCAGAAAAGACAATCAATATGGAAAAAACAGCTTTCCTATAA
- a CDS encoding NAD-dependent epimerase/dehydratase family protein: protein MKKNVLVIGGTGFIGSEVIFQLQKEGKYNIFSFSRSKNDNCPSFIGNVEKIETLEKVYQEISVDVTLILYGLKSIAASVDIDKYSKNEIDGMINILDCCDKYNCKKIIYISSSAIYSSGENINEDSELELKSFYSFTKYTNENLLIWYKKIKNIDYEILRCFNVVGVTSQKRISNDIISLLLQNNRLDILGTDFNTFDGTLIRDYIHVKDVARAILKCIELNSSNILNVASGKGYSIKEIIELTKQYKLIDIKTSVLPKRAFDQDCLIANIQTTKEILDWYPVYSIENIIKDTADVIMELQN, encoded by the coding sequence ATGAAAAAAAATGTATTAGTTATTGGAGGAACCGGTTTTATTGGTTCTGAAGTAATTTTTCAATTACAAAAAGAAGGAAAATATAATATTTTTTCTTTTAGCCGTTCAAAGAATGACAATTGTCCTTCTTTTATTGGAAATGTGGAAAAAATTGAAACTTTAGAAAAAGTATATCAAGAGATATCAGTAGATGTTACATTGATTTTATATGGATTGAAATCTATCGCAGCATCTGTAGATATAGATAAGTATTCAAAGAATGAAATTGATGGAATGATAAATATATTAGATTGTTGTGACAAATATAATTGTAAAAAAATTATATATATATCTTCTTCTGCTATATATAGTTCTGGTGAAAATATAAATGAGGATTCAGAACTGGAACTAAAAAGTTTTTATTCATTTACTAAATATACTAATGAAAATCTATTAATCTGGTATAAAAAAATTAAGAATATTGATTATGAGATCTTACGATGCTTTAATGTGGTAGGAGTAACAAGTCAAAAACGAATTTCAAATGATATTATTAGTTTATTACTCCAGAATAATAGACTAGATATTTTAGGAACAGATTTTAATACCTTTGATGGTACTTTGATAAGAGATTATATTCATGTAAAAGATGTAGCAAGAGCAATATTAAAATGTATAGAATTAAATAGTTCTAATATTCTAAATGTTGCATCAGGTAAAGGGTATTCAATCAAAGAAATAATTGAATTAACAAAACAATATAAATTAATTGATATTAAAACTTCCGTTCTTCCAAAAAGGGCTTTTGATCAAGATTGTTTAATCGCTAACATTCAGACAACAAAAGAGATATTGGATTGGTATCCTGTTTATTCTATTGAGAATATCATAAAAGATACTGCCGATGTCATAATGGAATTACAGAATTAA
- a CDS encoding glycosyltransferase — MEKSILTIGITTFGNKIAQNVIDFLKGQPIDVIISENKEDLTSNKPSFFYELQESGVNTKYIYCEERGIANNRQKILDNVCTKYFYTIDNDDSLTGNIPELVTFLSNNDYDALYIRCYEDGKYMHIPHSFIYMCTWMQIFKTEWIRELGGYVQSWNFIHEESATNINWRTNLGDRPYKRIILPKRLISYNYHANSACVVSFDVSKVCEFIDGIQNNKKIKNKEKFLELFMKFTEKYIRVYRVNDKNTVYIDNFINGSYEDIIDSINNQKQLIK, encoded by the coding sequence ATGGAAAAAAGTATTTTAACAATAGGAATTACAACATTTGGGAATAAGATAGCTCAAAACGTAATTGACTTTTTGAAAGGGCAACCTATAGATGTTATTATTTCCGAGAATAAGGAAGATTTAACAAGCAATAAACCTTCCTTTTTTTATGAATTACAAGAATCTGGAGTAAATACAAAGTATATTTACTGCGAAGAAAGAGGAATTGCTAATAACAGACAAAAAATTCTTGATAATGTATGTACTAAGTATTTTTATACAATAGATAATGATGATTCGTTAACAGGAAATATTCCTGAATTAGTTACCTTCTTGTCAAATAATGATTACGATGCTTTATATATACGATGTTATGAAGATGGTAAATATATGCATATTCCGCATAGCTTTATTTATATGTGTACATGGATGCAAATATTTAAAACTGAATGGATTCGTGAACTTGGAGGTTATGTACAAAGCTGGAATTTTATACATGAAGAATCTGCAACAAATATAAATTGGCGGACTAATTTAGGAGATAGACCATATAAAAGAATAATTCTTCCGAAGCGATTAATATCATATAATTATCATGCAAACTCAGCTTGTGTAGTTTCATTTGATGTAAGTAAAGTTTGTGAATTTATAGATGGTATTCAAAATAATAAAAAAATAAAGAATAAGGAAAAATTCCTGGAATTATTTATGAAATTTACTGAAAAATATATAAGAGTTTATAGAGTAAATGATAAAAATACTGTTTATATTGACAATTTTATAAACGGGTCATATGAAGACATAATTGATAGCATTAATAATCAAAAACAATTAATAAAGTAA
- a CDS encoding phosphopantetheine-binding protein has protein sequence MKEELIKIIRQNLSEIKEDEDIEQIENLCDYGLTSVVLISMIINIEKAFNIEIKDEDLLFKNFLSVNTIMETLKKYNITNL, from the coding sequence ATGAAAGAAGAACTTATAAAAATAATACGACAGAATCTGTCGGAAATAAAGGAAGATGAAGATATAGAGCAGATTGAGAATCTTTGTGATTATGGATTAACATCAGTGGTGCTTATATCAATGATAATTAATATTGAGAAAGCTTTTAACATTGAAATAAAAGATGAAGATTTACTTTTTAAAAATTTTCTTTCTGTTAATACGATAATGGAAACACTAAAAAAATATAACATAACTAATCTATAA
- a CDS encoding AMP-binding protein: MYEDLKTQLENVRGCIYYGKEKKLKSELVSEIAQWNKLLKDHQCIIIRLNEYLEWWPIFFAGILNCKRLVILDKEVNPELLTKIKNETMCDFEIWYENESIQSENVESVSTKVLNLKESEIVIYTTGTTGNPKGVVISYNAFIKNQKLINEKFMIENKDVSLHVLNQSHSMGLAFAVLCFLTGGDMYTVNNSLLLYKELLRKKIDVMMLPPNMLITLFDSIDFLEIAQGMKFIATGGGYLAQKYYDLALLKKIHIINGYGMTECVSGVASGSFNETTTNSGVIPFTEIKLADNGEILIRGETVCRKYINGESICDGEGWYHTKDIGHFDNNRLYIDGRLDNVVILDSGYKVCLEDLEKRVLQIEEIKDCNVRYNNNCLNLYIVLGKKENFRIKTIEEKLYFYEHVKIIIVDEINYKKNKKKYKE, translated from the coding sequence ATGTATGAAGATTTGAAAACACAACTTGAAAACGTTCGTGGCTGTATATATTACGGAAAAGAAAAAAAATTAAAATCAGAACTTGTTTCAGAGATAGCTCAATGGAATAAACTATTAAAAGATCATCAGTGTATAATTATTAGATTAAATGAGTATCTAGAATGGTGGCCGATTTTTTTTGCAGGTATATTAAATTGTAAAAGATTAGTAATTCTTGATAAAGAAGTAAATCCTGAATTACTAACTAAAATAAAAAACGAAACGATGTGTGATTTTGAAATCTGGTATGAAAATGAATCTATACAATCGGAAAATGTCGAAAGCGTAAGTACTAAGGTTTTGAATCTAAAAGAAAGTGAAATTGTTATATATACAACTGGAACAACAGGTAATCCAAAAGGTGTTGTAATATCATATAATGCTTTCATTAAAAATCAAAAATTGATAAATGAAAAATTTATGATAGAAAATAAAGATGTATCACTGCATGTTTTAAATCAGTCGCATTCTATGGGGTTAGCTTTTGCTGTTTTGTGTTTTCTAACTGGTGGTGATATGTATACAGTTAATAATTCTTTGCTTTTATATAAGGAATTATTGAGGAAAAAAATAGATGTAATGATGCTTCCGCCAAACATGCTGATTACTCTTTTTGACAGTATTGATTTCTTGGAAATAGCTCAAGGAATGAAATTTATTGCAACTGGAGGAGGATACTTAGCACAAAAATATTATGATTTAGCTTTATTAAAAAAGATTCATATTATAAATGGTTATGGAATGACAGAATGTGTTTCTGGTGTTGCATCAGGAAGTTTTAATGAAACTACTACTAATAGTGGTGTAATACCTTTTACTGAAATAAAGTTAGCAGATAATGGTGAGATTCTTATAAGAGGAGAAACTGTTTGTAGAAAATATATAAATGGTGAAAGCATTTGTGATGGCGAGGGATGGTATCATACAAAAGATATAGGCCATTTTGATAATAATAGATTATATATAGATGGTCGCTTAGACAATGTAGTAATTTTAGATAGCGGTTATAAAGTCTGTTTAGAAGATTTAGAGAAGAGAGTTCTTCAGATAGAAGAAATAAAGGATTGCAATGTAAGATATAATAATAATTGCCTGAATTTATATATCGTTTTAGGAAAAAAAGAAAACTTCCGGATAAAAACAATAGAAGAGAAATTATATTTTTATGAACATGTAAAGATTATCATTGTAGATGAAATCAATTATAAAAAAAATAAAAAAAAGTATAAGGAGTAG
- a CDS encoding nucleotidyltransferase family protein, with protein sequence MFDLQNYMNTVEEEYGLFNLKICTKLSDTPLIYKISDGTKHYFLKLHHNRNITEQELNKKYEAIASLKNKKINTPQIYRTQSNSFFFYYQNQIVELYEWLDFEHYSNNPESNESTINLMFKMFDAFKSIPVDSNEKKSCRYICNNDFNMELENYLISKHLPEYRNKIETINVYLNNITNECEEILKKAPYQLIHADYNLKNIGYIENSANILMDFERVKPGYIMEDIALCFFEICIKDTESKSIANASVDFFHSLKKYTNIEISEKLLLFIICKRMLRHIYRGVEALDTGNSVYRGFQSIFLDGLIKAFNYLQSKYPYIEEKIDKESENLFTMLITLSKEVLDDEEVECLKKNLCTKENITRLFTLCCKHKIISNLYYHLITHNLLSQIPTYYKMLLINTMSNKKELDFYFKREFKKLNKILLKNEISYVCIKGLSIANRYYKNSNILRDYNDIDFLVCKKDLAKIEELIEQENYKRGFYDFLTGDFIEASREEIIYYKLSSHQVYPYTKKMPSFSFSSSNVFKIDINFSIFFGGKIKDEIETEVFLEDIEYITDGSLKFPILSPEKELIQLCYSFYKDTVIEKKQNGLKFVLSNLRDICYLIENKEINVQKLLKILEGKNIKDNIWKVLEYTYVCFKKEKIGSLLKKLDITVTKEMEEFVMKCVLEY encoded by the coding sequence ATGTTTGACTTGCAGAATTACATGAATACTGTTGAAGAAGAATACGGTTTGTTTAATTTGAAAATTTGTACAAAATTGAGTGATACTCCACTTATATATAAAATTTCTGATGGTACAAAGCATTATTTTTTAAAATTACATCATAACCGAAATATTACTGAGCAGGAACTTAACAAAAAATATGAAGCAATAGCGTCCTTAAAAAATAAAAAAATAAATACACCTCAAATTTATAGAACACAAAGCAATTCATTCTTTTTCTATTACCAAAATCAAATTGTAGAATTATATGAATGGTTAGATTTTGAACATTATTCAAATAATCCAGAGAGTAATGAGTCTACAATAAATCTGATGTTCAAAATGTTTGATGCTTTCAAATCAATTCCAGTGGATTCAAATGAAAAAAAATCATGTAGATATATATGTAATAATGATTTCAATATGGAATTAGAAAATTATCTGATAAGCAAACATTTACCAGAATATAGAAATAAGATAGAGACAATAAATGTATACTTAAATAATATAACTAATGAATGTGAAGAAATATTAAAAAAAGCTCCTTACCAATTGATTCATGCAGATTATAATTTGAAGAATATCGGATATATAGAAAATTCAGCTAATATACTTATGGATTTTGAAAGAGTAAAACCAGGATATATTATGGAAGATATTGCTCTGTGTTTTTTTGAAATTTGCATAAAAGATACAGAATCAAAATCTATTGCTAATGCTTCAGTAGATTTTTTCCATTCCTTAAAAAAGTATACAAATATAGAAATATCTGAAAAATTACTTCTATTTATAATTTGTAAAAGAATGTTGAGACATATTTATAGAGGTGTTGAAGCTTTAGATACTGGAAATAGTGTTTATAGAGGTTTTCAGAGTATTTTTCTAGATGGTTTAATAAAAGCCTTCAATTACCTTCAGAGTAAATATCCATATATCGAAGAGAAGATAGATAAAGAAAGCGAGAATCTTTTTACAATGCTAATTACACTTTCTAAAGAAGTTTTAGATGATGAAGAAGTTGAATGCCTGAAAAAGAATTTATGTACAAAAGAGAATATAACAAGATTGTTTACACTTTGCTGTAAGCATAAGATAATTTCGAATCTTTATTACCATCTAATTACTCATAATTTGTTATCTCAGATTCCTACGTATTATAAAATGCTTCTTATTAATACTATGAGTAATAAAAAAGAATTGGATTTTTATTTTAAACGTGAGTTTAAAAAATTAAATAAGATTTTATTAAAAAACGAAATTTCATATGTATGTATAAAAGGTTTATCTATAGCAAATAGATACTATAAAAATTCAAATATATTGCGAGATTATAATGATATTGATTTCTTAGTATGTAAGAAAGACCTTGCAAAAATAGAGGAGTTAATTGAGCAGGAGAATTATAAGCGAGGCTTTTATGATTTTTTAACAGGTGATTTTATTGAAGCAAGTCGTGAGGAAATTATCTATTACAAATTATCTTCACATCAAGTTTATCCATATACAAAAAAAATGCCTTCATTTAGTTTTTCTTCCTCTAATGTTTTTAAGATTGATATTAATTTTTCAATATTCTTTGGAGGAAAAATCAAAGATGAGATAGAAACGGAAGTTTTTCTAGAAGATATAGAATATATTACTGATGGATCCTTAAAATTTCCAATACTATCACCAGAAAAAGAGTTGATACAACTATGTTATAGTTTCTATAAAGATACAGTAATTGAAAAAAAACAAAATGGATTAAAATTTGTTTTATCAAATCTAAGAGATATTTGTTATTTAATAGAAAACAAAGAAATAAATGTTCAGAAATTATTAAAAATTCTAGAAGGGAAAAATATTAAAGATAACATATGGAAAGTTTTGGAATATACATATGTTTGTTTTAAGAAAGAAAAAATTGGATCGCTTTTAAAGAAATTAGATATAACTGTTACAAAAGAAATGGAAGAATTTGTGATGAAATGTGTTCTTGAATATTAA